In Salinirussus salinus, the following proteins share a genomic window:
- a CDS encoding cbb3-type cytochrome c oxidase subunit I, with translation MAGEQLLLTALMGVLLVAIVALLTRIEDWKSYTPLAGGGAGHAGESGYAHSEKPGGIMRWLTTVDHKDIGMLYGAYAIIALVVGGLMAFLMRVHLTSPEGALFSNNFYNALLTSHGITLLFLFGTPIIAAFANYFVPLLIGADDMAFPRINAIAFWLLPPGAVLIWAGFFLEPLTGGAVEAAQTSWTMYTPLSACSGTGCGAQATAGVDLMLLGLHLTGVSATMGAINFIATIFTERGDDVNWANLDIFSWTVLTQSALILFAFPLLGSALVMLLMDRNLGTMFFAVENGGTMLWQHLFWFFGHPEVYILVLPPMGLVSLIIPKFAGRKLFGFKFVVYSTLAIGVLSFGVWAHHMFSTGMDPRLRASFMAVSLAIAVPSAVKTFNWITTMWNGKIRLTTPMLFCIGFVANFIIGGITGVFLAAVPVDEVLHDTYYVVGHFHYVIMGAIAFAVFAGIYYWYPIFTGKMYQRKLGKAHFWLTMVGTNVTFFAMLVLGYLGMTRRYASYQLTVASAPLDLITLFHQLASVGAFILFAGQVVFLWNFVSSWLEAPEVEDGDPWDLKENGMVDKDFQWHEDRITTAVTDGGDEVATDGGEEVATDGGSASEAAVAEGDGAEPSSDDDAV, from the coding sequence ATGGCAGGAGAGCAACTCCTATTGACGGCCCTCATGGGGGTGCTTCTGGTCGCCATCGTTGCGCTGCTGACGCGCATCGAGGACTGGAAGTCGTACACCCCGCTCGCCGGGGGCGGCGCCGGACACGCCGGGGAGTCCGGCTACGCCCACAGCGAGAAACCTGGCGGGATCATGCGCTGGCTCACGACGGTCGACCACAAGGACATCGGCATGCTGTACGGCGCCTATGCCATCATCGCGCTGGTGGTCGGCGGGCTGATGGCCTTCCTGATGCGGGTCCACCTCACCTCGCCCGAGGGGGCGCTGTTCAGCAACAACTTCTATAACGCTCTGCTGACGTCCCACGGGATCACCCTCCTCTTCCTGTTCGGGACGCCGATCATCGCGGCCTTCGCCAACTACTTCGTCCCGCTTCTGATCGGCGCGGACGACATGGCATTCCCCCGGATCAACGCCATCGCGTTCTGGCTGCTTCCCCCGGGCGCGGTACTCATCTGGGCCGGCTTTTTCCTCGAGCCGCTGACCGGCGGCGCCGTCGAGGCCGCCCAGACCTCCTGGACGATGTACACGCCGCTGTCGGCCTGTTCCGGCACCGGCTGTGGCGCGCAGGCGACCGCCGGGGTCGACCTGATGCTTCTGGGACTGCACCTGACAGGGGTCTCCGCGACCATGGGGGCGATCAACTTCATCGCCACCATCTTCACCGAGCGCGGCGACGACGTCAACTGGGCCAACCTCGACATCTTCTCCTGGACCGTCCTCACCCAGTCCGCGCTCATCCTCTTCGCGTTCCCGCTTCTGGGGAGCGCGCTGGTCATGCTGTTGATGGACCGCAACCTCGGGACGATGTTCTTCGCCGTCGAGAACGGCGGGACGATGCTGTGGCAACACCTGTTCTGGTTCTTCGGCCACCCCGAGGTGTACATCCTCGTGCTCCCGCCGATGGGGCTCGTCAGCCTCATCATCCCCAAGTTCGCCGGCCGGAAGCTCTTTGGCTTCAAGTTCGTCGTCTACTCGACGCTGGCCATCGGTGTCCTTTCGTTCGGTGTCTGGGCCCACCACATGTTCTCGACCGGGATGGACCCCCGGCTTCGGGCCTCGTTCATGGCGGTCTCGCTTGCTATCGCAGTCCCCAGTGCGGTCAAGACCTTCAATTGGATCACGACGATGTGGAACGGGAAGATCCGCCTGACGACGCCGATGCTGTTCTGTATCGGCTTCGTCGCCAACTTCATCATCGGCGGGATCACCGGCGTCTTCCTGGCTGCCGTCCCCGTCGACGAGGTGCTCCACGACACCTACTACGTCGTCGGCCACTTCCACTACGTCATCATGGGCGCGATCGCCTTCGCGGTCTTCGCCGGCATCTACTACTGGTACCCCATCTTCACCGGGAAGATGTACCAGCGCAAGCTCGGCAAGGCCCACTTCTGGCTGACGATGGTCGGTACCAACGTCACCTTCTTCGCGATGCTCGTGCTGGGCTACCTGGGGATGACCCGCCGGTACGCCTCCTACCAGCTCACCGTCGCGAGCGCCCCGCTTGACCTCATCACGCTGTTCCACCAACTCGCCTCCGTCGGTGCCTTCATCCTCTTCGCCGGCCAGGTCGTCTTCCTGTGGAACTTCGTCTCCTCCTGGCTCGAGGCTCCCGAGGTCGAGGACGGCGACCCCTGGGACCTGAAGGAGAACGGAATGGTCGACAAGGACTTCCAGTGGCACGAGGACCGCATCACCACGGCCGTCACTGACGGCGGTGACGAGGTGGCCACGGACGGCGGCGAGGAAGTCGCTACCGACGGCGGCTCCGCGAGCGAAGCGGCGGTCGCTGAGGGCGACGGCGCCGAGCCGTCCTCGGACGACGACGCGGTCTGA
- a CDS encoding DUF7520 family protein produces MSEAETGSDPGADPGRESDPGANPETEPDSGATSDPAVWGGKRFVILIYVALVAVTGVFGYIIGLARPENLDPRLLGVISLPPTPAGVALYGMLTVALVLGVLLLAVNYVSQRYDTAAVDGGEQE; encoded by the coding sequence ATGTCCGAGGCCGAGACCGGGTCGGACCCGGGAGCCGACCCCGGCAGGGAGTCCGACCCCGGGGCCAACCCGGAGACCGAGCCCGACTCCGGGGCCACGTCCGACCCCGCAGTCTGGGGTGGCAAGCGCTTCGTCATCCTCATCTACGTCGCCCTCGTCGCGGTCACGGGCGTCTTCGGGTACATCATCGGGCTGGCGCGCCCGGAGAACCTGGACCCACGGCTGCTCGGGGTCATCTCGCTTCCCCCGACACCGGCGGGCGTGGCGCTGTACGGCATGCTCACGGTCGCGCTCGTGCTCGGCGTGCTCCTGTTGGCTGTGAACTACGTCTCCCAGCGCTACGACACCGCGGCCGTCGACGGCGGCGAACAGGAGTAA
- a CDS encoding methylmalonyl-CoA mutase family protein has product MYDEEDLDAIRSAKEEWEEETLGPVLDAYGERQDRFATVSNHELDRLYTPDDVAETDYEEDLGLPGEPPYTRGVYPTMYRGRTWTMRQFAGYGTAEETNERFHYLIDEGQTGLSTAFDMPTLMGLDSDDRMSDGEVGKEGVAVDTLDDMARLFDGIDLGEVSTSFTINPSAPVIYAMYVALADQQGVPREQVRGTLQNDMFKEFIAQKEWVIPPEPSLRLVTDVIEFSVNETPKFSPVSISGYHIREAGSTAAQELAFTLADGLGYVEDCLDRGMDIDEFGPTLSFFFNSHNDLLEEVAKFRAGRRLWARLTDEWYDAGEQAQQMKFHTQTAGQSLTAQQPLNNIVRVTIQALAGVLGGTQSLHTNSFDEALALPSEEAVRVALRTQQIIAEESGVADTVDPLGGSFAVEKLTDEMEAEALEYIEEIKDMGDGSVRDGILRGIDDGYFQREIQDSAYEYQQRVERGEEVVVGVNEYTIEEDTRPETMSVDKETQDRQRTRLAETKEERDDREVETALDGVRAATREGENVMPAVIEAVKAKATVQEVMSVFADHYGSYGGGF; this is encoded by the coding sequence ATGTACGACGAGGAGGACCTGGACGCGATCCGCTCCGCCAAGGAGGAGTGGGAGGAGGAGACCCTCGGCCCGGTGCTCGACGCCTACGGCGAGCGCCAGGACCGCTTCGCGACGGTCTCGAACCACGAGCTCGACCGGCTGTACACCCCCGACGACGTCGCCGAGACCGACTACGAGGAGGACCTGGGCCTCCCGGGCGAGCCGCCCTACACGCGGGGTGTCTACCCGACGATGTACCGCGGCCGGACCTGGACGATGCGCCAGTTCGCCGGCTACGGGACCGCCGAGGAGACCAACGAACGGTTTCACTACCTGATCGACGAGGGCCAGACCGGGCTCTCGACGGCCTTCGACATGCCGACGCTGATGGGCCTCGATTCGGACGACCGGATGAGCGACGGCGAGGTCGGCAAGGAGGGCGTCGCGGTCGACACCCTCGACGACATGGCCCGGCTGTTCGACGGGATCGACCTCGGGGAGGTCTCGACCTCCTTCACCATCAACCCCAGCGCGCCGGTCATCTACGCGATGTACGTCGCGCTGGCCGACCAGCAGGGCGTCCCCCGCGAGCAGGTCCGGGGGACCCTCCAGAACGACATGTTCAAGGAGTTCATCGCCCAGAAGGAGTGGGTCATCCCGCCGGAGCCCTCGCTGCGGCTGGTGACCGACGTCATCGAGTTCTCGGTCAACGAGACGCCGAAGTTCAGTCCCGTCTCCATCTCGGGCTATCACATCCGCGAGGCTGGCTCCACCGCCGCCCAGGAGCTGGCCTTCACCCTCGCTGACGGGCTGGGCTACGTCGAGGACTGTCTGGACCGCGGGATGGACATCGACGAGTTCGGCCCAACCCTCTCCTTTTTCTTCAACTCCCACAACGACCTGCTGGAGGAGGTGGCGAAGTTCCGGGCCGGCCGGCGGCTGTGGGCCCGGCTGACTGACGAGTGGTACGACGCCGGCGAGCAGGCCCAGCAGATGAAGTTCCACACCCAGACGGCGGGCCAGTCGCTGACCGCCCAGCAGCCCCTGAACAACATCGTCCGCGTGACCATCCAGGCGCTCGCCGGGGTGCTGGGCGGGACCCAGAGCCTCCACACCAACAGCTTCGACGAGGCGCTGGCGCTGCCCAGCGAGGAGGCCGTCCGGGTCGCCCTGCGCACCCAGCAGATCATCGCCGAGGAGTCCGGCGTGGCCGACACCGTCGACCCGCTGGGCGGGAGCTTCGCCGTCGAGAAGCTGACCGACGAGATGGAGGCCGAAGCACTAGAGTACATCGAGGAGATCAAGGACATGGGCGACGGCTCGGTCCGGGACGGGATCCTGCGGGGCATCGACGACGGCTACTTCCAGCGGGAGATCCAGGACTCCGCCTACGAGTATCAACAACGGGTGGAGCGCGGCGAGGAGGTCGTCGTCGGCGTCAACGAGTACACCATCGAGGAGGACACCCGCCCGGAGACGATGTCGGTCGACAAGGAGACCCAGGACCGCCAGCGCACCCGGCTGGCGGAGACGAAAGAAGAACGCGACGACAGGGAAGTCGAGACCGCCCTCGACGGCGTCCGGGCGGCGACCCGCGAGGGCGAGAACGTCATGCCGGCAGTCATCGAGGCCGTCAAGGCGAAGGCTACAGTCCAGGAGGTCATGAGCGTCTTCGCGGACCACTACGGCAGCTACGGCGGCGGGTTCTGA
- a CDS encoding CBS pair associated ParBc domain-containing protein, with translation MTDEGNPTVGDYMTRDVETVSPDETVADVARRIAESDNHSGFPVCDGRHVEGFVSARDLLLEPEHVPVFRVMTTDLLVAHPEMEVDDAARVILRSGIQRLPVVDDAGNLVGIISNADVIRSQIERATPGKVEKLRETLENIHDVDTREERRDVSLADLTPTQGKVYADELEGRRYELERGLAEPLVVIDTGTDLLLADGHHRVKAASRLDIDEMDAYVIVIDEPVDLGMVKTAEKEQLESIEDIDAVDYAHHPLIETTERLRRNG, from the coding sequence ATGACAGACGAGGGAAACCCCACCGTCGGCGACTACATGACCCGGGACGTCGAGACGGTCTCGCCCGACGAGACGGTGGCCGACGTCGCCCGCCGGATCGCCGAAAGCGATAATCACAGCGGCTTCCCCGTCTGCGACGGCCGCCACGTCGAGGGCTTCGTCAGCGCCCGCGACCTCCTGCTCGAGCCCGAGCACGTCCCGGTCTTCCGGGTGATGACGACCGACCTCCTGGTGGCTCACCCGGAGATGGAGGTCGACGACGCCGCCCGCGTGATCCTCCGGTCGGGGATCCAGCGGTTGCCGGTCGTCGACGACGCGGGCAACCTCGTGGGGATCATCTCGAACGCCGACGTGATCCGCAGCCAGATCGAGCGCGCGACCCCCGGCAAGGTCGAGAAACTCCGGGAGACCCTGGAGAACATCCACGACGTCGACACCCGCGAGGAGCGCCGGGACGTCTCCCTTGCCGACCTCACCCCCACACAGGGGAAAGTCTACGCCGACGAACTCGAGGGACGGCGGTACGAGCTCGAGCGGGGGCTCGCGGAGCCGCTGGTGGTCATCGACACCGGGACCGACCTGCTGCTCGCGGACGGCCACCACCGCGTGAAGGCCGCCAGCCGCCTGGACATCGACGAGATGGACGCCTACGTGATCGTCATCGACGAGCCCGTCGACCTGGGGATGGTGAAGACCGCCGAGAAGGAGCAACTCGAGTCGATCGAGGACATCGACGCCGTCGACTACGCCCACCACCCGCTGATCGAGACGACCGAGCGGCTCCGGCGGAACGGCTAG
- a CDS encoding DHH family phosphoesterase — translation MDTRVVLGSGAPARTVGSALVDRSGDGPVHVVTPEEATAERIREGGGSATVADPTDRDALAAVDGVSGVVVATPDPDLALGSARAARAAYPGAAVVAYLGGDREDERWAAAAELADRTVDAGGVATDYLLERVTERGMRARQLRRVLRGVDRLAVVAHDNPDPDAIASAVALQRVAVASGCEATVYHYGSIDHQENRALVNLLGFDLTRLDPGTEPDADGVALVDHSRPGVNDGLPGEQDVDVVIDHHPPRGPVEGRFVDLRSEAGATSTLLVDYLDRFGMRPAADLATGLLFGIRTDTREFRRGVSAMDFEAGAWLLPEADLGTLERVGSPSIGTDTFETIAAAIRNRREEGTVVLSCAGQLTDRDALAQAADRLVDMEGVSTAVVYGVMESTIHISARSRDPELDLGAALREAFGRVGSAGGHADMAGAQITLGVLEAVEDEESLLDVVEAFVDNRFLEAADTVPGRAAASPTSVEALVDRYLSPEESDAVDLSGGTPAPEEESGSGAGGTDADPGAGVASDDAPVSDRGE, via the coding sequence ATGGACACGCGGGTGGTCCTGGGGAGTGGAGCGCCAGCCCGCACGGTCGGCAGCGCCCTCGTCGACCGCAGCGGGGACGGACCGGTCCACGTCGTCACGCCGGAGGAGGCGACCGCCGAACGCATCCGGGAAGGCGGCGGCTCGGCGACGGTGGCCGACCCGACCGACCGGGACGCGCTCGCCGCGGTCGACGGTGTGAGCGGGGTCGTCGTCGCGACGCCGGACCCCGACCTGGCCCTCGGGAGCGCGCGGGCCGCCCGGGCCGCGTACCCGGGGGCGGCCGTGGTTGCCTACCTCGGCGGCGACCGGGAGGACGAGCGGTGGGCGGCCGCGGCCGAACTCGCGGACCGGACGGTCGACGCCGGCGGCGTGGCTACGGACTACCTCCTGGAGCGGGTGACCGAACGAGGGATGCGGGCGCGCCAGCTCCGCCGGGTGCTGCGGGGGGTCGACCGGCTGGCGGTCGTCGCCCACGACAACCCCGACCCGGACGCCATCGCGAGCGCCGTCGCGCTCCAGCGCGTCGCGGTCGCCAGCGGCTGCGAGGCGACGGTCTACCACTACGGGTCGATCGACCACCAGGAGAACCGCGCGCTGGTGAACCTGCTGGGGTTCGACCTGACGAGACTCGACCCGGGCACCGAACCCGACGCCGACGGGGTCGCGCTCGTCGACCACTCGCGGCCGGGCGTCAACGACGGGCTCCCGGGAGAGCAGGACGTCGACGTCGTCATCGACCACCACCCGCCGCGGGGCCCCGTCGAGGGCCGTTTCGTCGACCTCCGGAGCGAGGCCGGCGCCACGAGCACGCTGCTCGTCGACTACCTCGACCGCTTCGGGATGAGGCCGGCGGCGGACCTGGCGACCGGCCTCCTGTTCGGGATCCGGACCGACACCCGGGAGTTCAGGCGGGGGGTGTCGGCGATGGACTTCGAGGCAGGGGCGTGGCTGCTCCCGGAGGCCGACCTGGGTACCCTGGAGCGGGTCGGCTCCCCGAGCATCGGCACCGACACCTTCGAGACGATCGCGGCCGCGATCCGCAACCGCCGCGAGGAGGGGACGGTGGTGCTCAGCTGCGCCGGCCAGCTCACCGACCGGGACGCGCTCGCACAGGCCGCCGACCGGCTGGTCGACATGGAGGGCGTCTCCACGGCGGTCGTCTACGGCGTGATGGAGAGCACGATCCACATCTCGGCGCGCTCGCGGGACCCGGAGCTGGACCTCGGCGCGGCGCTGCGGGAGGCCTTCGGCCGCGTCGGGAGCGCCGGCGGCCACGCGGACATGGCGGGCGCCCAGATAACCCTGGGCGTCCTCGAGGCCGTGGAGGACGAGGAGTCGCTGCTCGACGTCGTCGAGGCCTTCGTCGACAACCGCTTTCTCGAGGCGGCCGACACCGTCCCCGGCCGGGCGGCCGCGAGCCCGACGTCGGTCGAAGCGCTCGTCGACCGGTACCTGTCCCCGGAGGAGAGCGACGCCGTAGACCTCAGCGGCGGGACGCCAGCGCCGGAGGAGGAGTCGGGCTCCGGTGCCGGCGGGACCGATGCGGACCCCGGGGCCGGCGTGGCATCCGACGACGCCCCCGTCTCGGACCGGGGGGAGTGA
- the lrpA1 gene encoding HTH-type transcriptional regulator LrpA1 has product MSTEATEKQILSVLEDDAQASYAEIAERAGVSKPTVRKYIRKLEEEGVIVGYSADVDPKKLAGQSIAIVGVDVESERYVEVTNALRDLDAVEALYTSSGDHMLMAEVRAGDGDELGEVINQEITSIEGVVASHPSFLQERLK; this is encoded by the coding sequence ATGAGCACCGAAGCGACGGAGAAACAGATCCTCTCCGTGCTGGAGGACGACGCCCAGGCCTCCTACGCCGAGATCGCCGAGCGGGCGGGCGTCTCCAAGCCGACGGTCAGGAAGTACATCCGGAAACTCGAGGAGGAGGGGGTCATCGTCGGCTACTCCGCGGACGTCGACCCCAAGAAGCTGGCGGGTCAGTCGATCGCCATCGTCGGCGTCGACGTCGAGAGCGAGCGTTACGTCGAGGTCACGAACGCGCTCAGGGACCTCGACGCCGTCGAGGCGCTGTACACCTCGAGCGGCGACCACATGCTCATGGCCGAGGTCCGGGCGGGTGACGGCGACGAACTCGGCGAGGTCATCAACCAGGAGATCACGAGCATCGAGGGCGTCGTGGCCTCCCACCCCTCCTTCCTGCAGGAACGGCTGAAGTAA
- a CDS encoding thiamine pyrophosphate-dependent enzyme, whose translation MSAFTGIGEDREIDQEEFTPGIEPQATWCPGCGDFGVLKALKGAMPEVGRTPDETLLVTGIGCSGKLSSYFESYGFHSIHGRALPVARAAKLANPGLEVIAAGGDGDGYGIGGNHFMHTARENHDITYIVFNNEIFGLTKGQTSPTSPKGHKSKTQPHGSAKDPVRPMSLSLASGASYIARTAAVNPRQAQEVLVEAIQHDGFAHIDFLTQCPTWNKDAKEYVPYTDVQDSEEFEFDTGDRREAAEAMYEAESRLYEGEVLTGRFYHDPDRPSYGEEKRAQGDVPEEPVAERYFGDGEWERTADELIDRHT comes from the coding sequence ATGAGTGCATTCACAGGGATCGGAGAGGACCGCGAGATAGACCAGGAGGAGTTCACGCCGGGGATCGAGCCACAGGCGACGTGGTGTCCCGGCTGTGGCGACTTCGGCGTGCTGAAGGCGCTGAAAGGCGCCATGCCCGAAGTCGGCCGCACGCCCGACGAGACGCTGCTGGTGACCGGCATCGGCTGTTCGGGGAAACTCTCCTCCTACTTCGAGAGTTACGGCTTCCACAGCATCCACGGCCGGGCGCTCCCGGTCGCCCGAGCTGCGAAGCTCGCCAACCCCGGCCTGGAGGTGATCGCCGCCGGCGGCGACGGCGACGGCTACGGCATCGGCGGCAACCACTTCATGCACACCGCCCGCGAGAACCACGACATCACCTACATCGTCTTCAACAACGAGATCTTCGGGCTGACGAAGGGCCAGACCTCTCCGACCAGCCCGAAAGGCCACAAGTCCAAGACCCAGCCCCACGGCTCCGCGAAGGACCCCGTCCGGCCCATGTCGCTGTCGCTGGCCTCGGGGGCCTCCTACATCGCCCGGACCGCCGCAGTGAACCCCCGGCAGGCCCAGGAGGTCCTCGTTGAGGCCATCCAGCACGACGGCTTTGCCCACATCGACTTCCTGACCCAGTGTCCCACCTGGAACAAGGACGCCAAGGAGTACGTCCCCTACACCGACGTCCAGGACTCCGAGGAGTTCGAGTTCGACACCGGCGACCGCCGCGAGGCGGCCGAGGCGATGTACGAGGCCGAGTCCCGCCTCTACGAGGGCGAGGTGCTGACCGGACGGTTCTACCACGACCCCGACCGCCCCTCCTACGGCGAGGAGAAGCGAGCCCAGGGGGACGTACCCGAAGAGCCCGTCGCCGAGCGGTACTTCGGGGACGGGGAGTGGGAGCGGACCGCCGACGAACTCATCGACCGCCACACCTGA